A genomic stretch from Cryomorphaceae bacterium includes:
- a CDS encoding DoxX family protein, whose translation MKILLKQQAYPSLLNFSHVLLRVGLGLFMLTHGYPKLEKLLSGSQQFPDPLGIGALPSLILAVFAEVFCSALVALGLLTRYAVIPLIITMIVAAFVAHAGDPFGKREMALLYLLGYVVIFARGSGKFSLDQLFGIR comes from the coding sequence ATGAAAATTCTCCTGAAACAACAAGCCTACCCGAGTCTGCTCAACTTCTCGCACGTGTTGCTGCGCGTGGGACTAGGTCTATTTATGCTTACCCACGGATATCCTAAGCTGGAAAAACTACTGAGTGGCTCGCAGCAATTTCCTGACCCGCTTGGCATTGGCGCCCTCCCTTCGCTGATACTCGCTGTTTTTGCTGAGGTATTTTGCTCAGCCCTGGTAGCGCTCGGACTGCTCACCCGCTATGCTGTCATTCCACTGATTATTACCATGATTGTTGCAGCTTTTGTAGCCCACGCCGGCGACCCCTTTGGCAAGCGCGAAATGGCACTTTTGTATCTTTTGGGCTACGTCGTGATTTTTGCCCGCGGTAGCGGCAAATTCTCGCTTGATCAACTTTTTGGAATTCGGTAA
- a CDS encoding inorganic diphosphatase: protein MPHPWHHISPTAKNNPDAVMGIIEVPSGSKAKYELHKETGLITLDRMLYAAMHYPANYGFIPQSYCDDKDPLDILVISQASLVPLCVVESVPIGVMRMLDRGETDDKIIAVAAGDPMFQHIREISELPPPFISELRHFFEYYKKLEKKEVKVEDFQSRSVAMQIIQESFDLYRETFGATSEYKT, encoded by the coding sequence ATGCCCCACCCCTGGCACCACATTTCCCCAACCGCCAAGAACAATCCCGATGCCGTAATGGGCATCATTGAAGTACCATCCGGCTCCAAGGCTAAGTACGAGCTGCACAAGGAAACCGGCTTGATTACGCTGGATAGAATGCTCTACGCCGCCATGCACTATCCTGCAAACTATGGCTTTATTCCACAGTCCTACTGCGACGACAAAGACCCGTTGGATATCCTGGTGATTTCGCAGGCTTCACTCGTGCCCCTTTGCGTGGTGGAATCTGTCCCCATCGGGGTGATGCGTATGCTGGACCGCGGCGAAACCGACGATAAAATCATTGCAGTGGCTGCCGGCGACCCCATGTTCCAGCATATACGCGAAATCAGCGAGCTGCCGCCACCGTTTATCTCAGAACTGCGGCACTTTTTTGAGTACTACAAAAAACTCGAAAAGAAAGAAGTTAAGGTTGAGGATTTTCAATCGCGCTCCGTAGCCATGCAAATCATCCAGGAGAGTTTCGACCTTTACCGGGAAACTTTTGGTGCAACCTCTGAATATAAGACATGA